Within the Miscanthus floridulus cultivar M001 chromosome 17, ASM1932011v1, whole genome shotgun sequence genome, the region CCGCCGGTGCGTCACCATGCTGCTCTGCTGGCACGAGCACGACCTGTCAGACTGAGCGTGGGCCGGGCCGCCGGCGAAGCCGGGGCCCCCTATCCGCGCTCGATCTGTTTCTTGTGTAGCGTAGGCTGCCGGCCTGTGAAAATGATCAAATGCTGGTGGAAATGGCATCTGGTTTTCAATTTGGTGTGTATTTGGACATGAATGAACAGCGCAAATATGGAAGATTTCTGATTCGACGAAACTGCAATCCGTGTCATGCATGTCGGATCCTCCATAAATCCCCTTTGTGCATTTCACCGGAACTGCAATGGCTATGCTTGTCAGCACATGTTTTTGTCGATGAGGGATTGCACTAGAAACTTGCACATCCTTGTGAGTTGTGACTACCGTTTGGAAAAGAAGTTTTTGGAAGGGCGATGTTGACAATTAAAATTGTCAAAATGGGCTGATCCAATATTTTTCTAGGAGCAACAGATTTAGCCGGTTTCCTAAGTCAGTTAAGTAGATTTTGGTAACTTTATCAAAATACATATTGGCCTCCACAACCGCGAGACAATTGAAAAACATATATAGAATGTCCAATTTGAGGTTTGGATGGTGAAAATGCAACTTTGGGAAAATCATACAACAGAAGCCGGCTAAAGACAATTTTGTAAACTTCTCCAAACCGAGGAATGAATTTCACAGTTGTGTTTCTCTCATCGAGATGATCGAAAAACATATATAGAACATCCAAATCGGAGTCCAGATGAAGAAATTTGGGTATCGGGATTTCACCCCATAAAAACCGACTTAGGCTTACGTGACGAAGAATGGCTAGTTTCGTCATAAAGCGATAGAATGCATGGTTATTCACTACATTCTTCGGTCTGTTTTGTGATCCATGCATTCTAGTGCTTTATGTATGGGACCGATATTCACGTCAATAAGTGACAAAGGTTTACCATAATTTTTATTAGGAGCGCTAGCTCAGGGTTTTTAGTAGGAACCGAACCAGGAAACAACATAACTTAGAGCACATTTACAAATGATTTCTAAGCTTCTAAAAATTCCAAAAAGATATCCTAAGGATAGATTAGGACTCGAGAAacttaaataaaaatatttagaAATCATGAAATATATCTAGAATCTTCTACAAATTAGATTTagctcttttttaaaaaaatacttagaAACAAAAAGTATAAAACATTCTAATCAATGTCTAAATGTGTTTCTAAAACTTTCCACAAGAAAAATAAGAGATGCAACCAACATAAACACAACATACATTAAAGTTAAAGGTATTCACGCTGGTTGCATCTTGTGTTTTTTGTTGTGAAATTTTTTAACACATATTTAGAATCTTTTGGATTTATTTTAGATTTTTGGATAGTTTTTCCAGTTTTGTTTGAGATGAATCTAATTATGAAACCTTCTAGATGTATTTTCATTATCTTTAAATAGTTTATTTGAATTTATCGTATCTTAATCTATCTCTTGGATTTTTTCTTGAGACTTTATATATTTTTCTAGTTAAAATATTTTTAGATGTTTACTAGAATTTTTAACTACAAAATGACCAAACCACCTTGAAAATCACTTCTAACCTGGCTAGTAAGTTAATTTAAATCATTTTGACTTTAGGGAggtatccccccccccccccccctaaggcTTGTGGAGAAAATTGGAGTACAACGACGATAATTAGTACGCAAAAACAACTttaaatcttttccttatatccGAAGAAAACCCAGAAGTAACTGCCCCATTGCCCATTGGGCTGTCACCTTTTCCTCGTCAGAAAAAAACCACAACTAACTGGCCCATTGCGCTATCTCAGCCAACCGTAAATGGGCTTCACGTGTCCAGGATGGCCCGTTAGGCCTGCTCTTACTCAGCGGCCGTCCAGTCTAGGGTTCGCGGCACCCGCGACCCCACAATAAGCACGGAACCCTAGCCCAAAACCCCCTTCCTCCACTTCACGCCCCTCCCCGTCTGCtccttccgccgccgccgcgtctccTCTACAGGTACGCTCGCTTGCCACCTTTCCCCTGCGCCGCCGTCCCCCGCACCGTTCTGCGGGTGGATGCGGCGCTCGTTTCTTATGGGTGACGATCCGATGCGCGCGCTTATCTAGCTCCGCGAAGGCTTCGGGTTCTGGATCGACTGGTTAGCAGTAGGCTACGTGATGCACTTGATTGGTGTGCCTGGCGTGTTTACGTGCGTCTACTAGTGACCATGCCTGCTTTGATGCTGCAATCTGCCCGAGATCGTGCTGCTGCGCTAAGGATGGAGCTTTGGCGGCTCGTTAATTCTTGTTCCCCTTTGTTGTTTGGCTGGCTCCTCTGATGGCGTGGTTATTGCACTGACGTGCAGGtaagaaggagaggaagagggtGAAATGGTGAAGCACAACAACGTTATCCCCAACGGGCACTTCAAGAAGCACTGGCAGAACTATGTCAAGACATGGTTCAACCAGCCCGCTCGCAAGCAGAGGCGCCGCATCGGTGAGCTCTTCGCCCCTTCCCCTCTTTTAGCATTCCAATATGTTGCGTGCTTGAATTCAAGACTTAGTCGTTTAATAATTAGTTTGTCTTGCCCAGCAAATTGCAATACTTTCTCTCAATGTCGTCGACAATAAATCTGTGCATGTATTAGTTTGTTGCAATTTCGTACATTTGGGCTTCTATTTGGTTCGTCAGTTAGTTATTGATACACAAGAAATACATGATTGTATAGTTTGCCATTCTGAAAAGTACTAGTTTGTTGCAATTTCGTACATTTGGGTTTGTATTTGGTTGGTCATTTAGTGCTAAAAGGATACTGTGGTATCCGTATTGATACACAAGAAATCCATGATCGTATAGTTTGCCATTCTGAAAACTGTAACACCAGTTAGCCGTTCCTTGTTCCTACCACAACACCTTCACCTTGTAAGGAGGATGATAGCTACTTATCTGTGTTTACCCTCATTATTTTTGTGTCTTTTTACTTTGTTAGTTTGTGACTTAGTGCATACACTAGTACCAATCATGATGCCACAAGATGCTAATTGGCCTCTGCATGCATCGAATTTGCAGTACACTGGTTTCTTTGCTATACTACTGTTGTGCTATCAATGAacgaatcaaaataaaagttcCCTTCACTTAATAATTGCACTCATGTTGCATCTTTACTGACTACTTGTGTGTAATTTGCCCCCTTATCTTTCACATGCTTATTAACAACTTTCTAATTCGACCCTGCTATGTTCTGTATGCAGCTCGTCAAAAGAAGGCTGTGAAGATATTCCCACGCCCAACTGCTGGCCCTCTTCACCCCATTGTGCAATGCCAGACTCTCAAGTACAACATGAAGTCAAGGGCTGGGAGAGGCTTTACCCTTGAGGAGCTGAAGGTGATGCATTGCTTTGTTGTTGTCTTTTCATTTGAGTTCCTCTTGAGCTTTTTTGATTGTCCTAGTTTTTGTTTTCGTTGTTCTGATATGAAACAATCTGCTGCTGTATACAATTTGTATGGCACATCTTTTTTTTGTGCCAAATGCTCTGCTGAGGTTGATATACACTCTCTTTGCATGATGACAAGTCTACTtatgtttgcaaaaaaaaaaaattgtactcaAGTAGCTTGGAGTTTTTCTTTCCCATTCTGAGTATCAATATGTCGTTTACGTTTTGTTTCAGATGTGGCTTGATTGACACATTTTTTCCATTGATCCTCATTCAGTTACCTTCTGAGTAACAATATGTTGTTTATGTTTTGTTTcattggagatataaatgttactcTTTTCGTCGATGTATTGTGTTACATCCTTGGAGTTGATGTTTAGAGTTATCTTATTGATTGCAGGCAGCAGGCATTCCAAAGAAGTTTGCCCCGACCATTGGCATTTCCGTGGATCACCGCCGCAAGAACAAATCCCTTGAGGGACTGCAGGCCAATGTCCAGAGGCTTAAGACATACAAGGCCAAGCTGGTTATCTTCCCAAGGCGTGCTCGCAAGGTCAAGGTATGGGTAGAAATCTTTTCCTGAATGTCTCGTCTCTTGAAGAAGTACGTCCTGTTTGCTTTGACCTCTAATCCCCGATCACCTACCTTCAATGCAGGCTGGTGACTCTACTGCGGAGGAGCTTGCCACTGTCACCCAGGTCCAGGGTGACTACATGCCAATTACTCGTGGTGAGAAGCGCTCAGTCGAGGTCGTGAAGGTTACCAACGAGATGAAGTCGTTCGCGGCCTACGGCAAGCTCCGCCTTGAGCGGATGAACAAGAAACACCTCGGTGCCCGCCAGAAGAAGGCGGCTGAGGcggagaaggatgagaagaagtgAGGCAGGTATACGTAGTAGATAATACCCTGTTTTTTTCCCCGATGCCGCCACTAGTGGATGATACTACTGTCAAGTGCTTGTTCTTAAGTTTTGTTTTGGTGCTGGAAATAGAGACCAGACCATGTTGCCAACTGTTTGATACCTGGTACTTGGTTGCGAACTCATCAGCTATATTCTTATCTAATGGCTCTTAGGATTCTTGCCAACTTGTGCGTTTCTGAAATTACTTCTTGTTTCATGTACGATAAAAAATAGTCGAGCAAAAGATCTAGTCAACAAAGGTGTTAAACTGCTGCGGTTTCATCTGACGAGGAAAACTGCGGGTCTTTTCCTCTTGTTCTGTGTAGAGAAGACGAAACAGCGAGTCTACAAGGTGCTCCATGGTGTGAAGATATCCATATTCCATCCGTGTTTGCGTCAGAATCTAAATTGTTGGGAAATCTCTAGGCGACGACCCCGACGGTGCGTCGTCGCGTAGGATGAGATATGAGCACATTGCTCATATAAATACATACCTGCGCAATTAGGCAACACAAACTCAATACCACCAAGCTAGTCTAGGAAACTCTTGCTAGCTCTCATTCGGTTCCTTGTGCTCCTGCATTTTGAGCTCGATCCATTGATCATCAGCTAGTGTGATTCTGTCCTCGCCATGGCGGTCACCGCCTCTGGTCGCAGTGACGGCACTCCATCCTCCAGACCGGCGCTGCTCCACCACACATCCGACGACACGACGGCGAACGACGGGAGCTCACTGGCGCTCGCGCTCGACTTACTCCCGGCACTGCCGGCGCTGCTGTTCGGCCTGTTGCTCGCGTGCAGCCTGGTCCGGCGGCAGGTGCACGGCGACCGCCCACGGGACGACCTGGCGTTCGTGGCCTTCGCCTACGCTGACCTCGCTGCGCTTTTCTGGTGCGCCCGCCGTGTAGAGCGgctgacggcggcggcgccgtctCCTGGCCCCGTGCGTGAGCGTGACGAGAGACGGCGGCGTCTTCAGGTCGCCGTGTGGGTCCTCTCCACCGCACTGAGCTGCGCGTTCGCTTACCGGGTGTCCCTGATCATGCCGCCCGCGTTGGTGCTCCTTGTCTGGGCCATGGCGTCGTTCGTCGTGCTCGTCGGTTTCTATGTCTTGGTACTTTGCGAGGATCAAGGGTACCGTCTCGTGGAGGCTGCCGGAGACGGGGAAGACGGCGGCCTCGTCGACAAGAAGAGTGGCGCTGGTGGCGGTGAATTTGTTTAGGACGAAGCAAACAATGGATTTGGAATGTTTTTTGGCTCGTGTTAGCTTGGGTTGTAATGTGCATATTGCAAGCCTGGAACTACTTCATCAATGGTATCAAGCAATAATTGTATTTTGACACGTCCATTGTTCTATCTCCAAAACGCACATCCCAATCACATAGACCTTGGAGAGCCCAAAATGTGAGTTCACTCATACGGACTATGTTGCTATGGCAACGTCTAATTGCCGGCACCATTTGTAAATTAAGCGCGGGTAGATTTCTCATGGTGAAATCTGTCCGTCTAGATTTACATCCTTAACTTAATATGGgtgcttgtattttttttttattcTGGGTTAAATGGTACTATTCTCTTAGCGGTAAGTTACATGTATATTAATCGCGAGACGTCTGTGGTGACTTTATCAATATATATTGATTTAGAGACGTGCCAGCTCAGTCCAAGTATGCACTATGATTTGGAAAAAATACTGATACCAATTATTTTATAAGTACATAAGATATTGCCAATATGGAATGCAATCATACAATGGTAACAAGTGGGAAGGGAACTCCAACTCGTAGCATCAAAAGCAAGAATTCTCAGACTCAAAAAATGAATATTATCACACAAATCATTTCCAgaggtgatatatatatatatatatatatatatatatatatatatatatatatatatatatatatatatatatatatatatatatatatatatatatatatatatatatgttagcaCCTGGTGTCCCACCCGCCTCTATCTAAGTATGTGTAAAATAAGAGATTTACAGAGGCGTATCTAAAAGCACTTAGAAATTGATTCCCAGGAGCGGTTGAAAACATGAACTGCCTGATGGGACATCTTAGAAAATCgtttatataactctagttaaAGTATGAGTGCTCAAACACGAATTATGCCACGATGCCTGTACGTACGTATGACGTATCCGTACGCGGGAACCCGTGACGGCGCACGCGGCTTGGTTCTTGTTCACTGATATGATATCCCTCTGCAATTTCAGAGCTTAATTCATGGCACTGCATTCTGACGCGGTTCCGCGTGGGAGGGAGGACCATGCACGGCAGGTCGGCAGCATCTCTCAGCGTCATGTTTTGCTGCAGAGACCCATACCACACCGCATCAACTCTGTCAGAGATCGATTTGTGAGAGTTTTGTTGAGGCCCGAACGCACGGTGTATCCTCGAATCTGAAGCAAATTGTAGCAGAAAAAGATAGAAACTACAATCAGTCAATCCTAACGGATTCTACACCGTTACAGTCGTAACGTGAGAGCCGGATGTTGATCCAAAGTCGCCTATTTCCGCCAAGGTAGTTGAAAGCAAAGGTGAGAACGAATTGGATGCTGATCCAAAGTAACGACCTCAGTACCCGCGCGGACAAATTCATCTGGTTGATGCTGCGAAAAGCCACAACCGGCAGCACGCCTGGTGGAGATGGTGTTTGGTTAGTGAAGATGTAACATTATCTGATTACTGAGGGAATGAAAAGCGACAAAATACGATAAGACGAGTTAAAGATGGATTGGGGAATCACgtgcaaacaaaaaaaaagatcaaatttagattaatttCGACCAAATTGGCATTTTTCAGGTAGGGTCTTCGTATCTGTCAGTAAAAACTAGCCCAAACTCGTATCTGATTACTGCAGCGTGCGTTTGATTCCTAGAGCCAGCAAACCAATAGAAAACAATAAAAGAGTCAAAGTGCAGAGGCTCATCTACCTCTTGTCTCTCTAACACTCCATTCTCTTTCGTCCCTATTATTTATTGAACGGGGCACCGATGCTTCTACTTGCTTTGCTCCCATTTTTTCTGAAGCTGGCATCACATACTGTAGCGTGTCTATTGATGCTTAAATATCCTCCTCTCTTTTCTAGCATCACTTAGGGGCACATTGTGGAGGGCATTGACAATATGCTGAAGCATAACGGTGTTATAATACCCTAATGTACTCCCTTTGATTTTTATATATCGTATTAGCTCGGTCTTACATTTAATATTTATGTCGTTGACCATCGATTTTAAAAATATTGTATAGATTCATGACATAAGATTTATGCTTTCTGAAGTTGTCTTCTCATGGCCTTCATCAACTTGCTAAATTTTAAAAATATTGTATAGTTGTCTTTGTAGATCGTCGAAATGAACATCTCCAACAACTTGCTAAATTTGAAAACCACAGCTACGGAGTATATTTAAACCTAGCAAGGTGCCATCTCATCCAGCGACGGGTAGGCAAATGCTCATCCTGCCTGTGCATGTCACGTCACGGCCACGTGGCCTTCGGTTGCTTGTTGACTTGGCGTTATAATTTCACTGTCTAAATTGGCAAAATTGCTAAATCCTTTTCAGGACATTTATATTTGCAAATAATAAAATATCAAAAATATATAGATCACATATGTATGAATTGTAAAGCTGATGACAGGGCTCTTTGCGGCCCAGTAGACCAAGACACGTAGGAATTGGCCTATCTCGTATATTCCAAGGTAGGAGGAGCACGTCCAGTCAAACGGAAAGGAACAGATAGCGGCCTCAGAGCCTAAAAGAGCCACTTGTGGGGCGACAGTGATTTGGCCCATAGGGCCACTCCTGGGCCAGTCGTACTCATGCTAAAGTGACCTCTCACGAGTCGTGATCCAGCATTTATTGCCCATCACATGAAAGAGATTATTTGTCTGATTTTGCCATCTTTAAAGTGTTGGAAAAATATGCATAGAATCAAGTACGGATATTCATATTTACTTTATGTTTCATTAGGATATGAATACAAATACAAATATTATCGAATACTAATACAAAACTGATACTTCAGATACGGATTCACATCCAGATGTCCATTTAGCTTTTTAGTCTATATAAATATCCACCAAATGGTTTTAGATAAACAAATCATGTAATGTGAGatcaaaatataataaatatactATACTCTACACAGAACATTTATAAAAGCACATTGTTAGT harbors:
- the LOC136517274 gene encoding large ribosomal subunit protein eL13y-like; this translates as MVKHNNVIPNGHFKKHWQNYVKTWFNQPARKQRRRIARQKKAVKIFPRPTAGPLHPIVQCQTLKYNMKSRAGRGFTLEELKAAGIPKKFAPTIGISVDHRRKNKSLEGLQANVQRLKTYKAKLVIFPRRARKVKAGDSTAEELATVTQVQGDYMPITRGEKRSVEVVKVTNEMKSFAAYGKLRLERMNKKHLGARQKKAAEAEKDEKK